Proteins from one Emys orbicularis isolate rEmyOrb1 chromosome 2, rEmyOrb1.hap1, whole genome shotgun sequence genomic window:
- the SLC25A37 gene encoding mitoferrin-1 isoform X2, producing the protein MQSLQPDPKAQYKSVYQALKKIIHTEGFWRPLRGINVTMVGAGPAHAMYFACYEKMKRTLSDIIHHGGNSHLANGIAGSMATLLHDAVMNPAEVVKQRMQMYNSPYKTVLECIRTVHRTEGLGAFYRSYTTQLTMNVPFQAIHFITYEFMQEQINPRREYNPRSHILSGAIAGAVAAAATTPLDVCKTLLNTQENVALSSVNISGHLSGMANAFRTVYQLGGIPGYFRGVQARVIYQMPSTAIAWSVYEFFKYFLTKHKLEKRAPY; encoded by the exons ATGCAGAGTTTGCAGCCAGATCCCAAAGCCCAGTACAAGAGCGTGTATCAGGCCCTGAAGAAGATTATTCACACTGAAGGCTTCTGGAGGCCTTTACGAGGAATTAACGTCACCATGGTGGGGGCTGGCCCTGCCCATGCAATGTATTTTGCCTGCTATGAAAAAATGAAAAGGACTTTAAGTGACATTATTCACCATGGAGGAAATAGCCACCTGGCCAATG GGATAGCCGGGAGCATGGCCACATTGCTCCATGATGCAGTAATGAATCCGGCTGAAG TGGTGAAGCAGCGGATGCAGATGTACAACTCCCCCTACAAAACAGTCTTGGAGTGCATACGAACAGTGCATAGGACTGAAGGACTGGGTGCCTTCTACCGGAGTTATACCACGCAACTCACCATGAACGTCCCCTTCCAAGCCATTCACTTCATCACATACGAGTTCATGCAGGAGCAAATCAACCCACGCCGGGAATACAACCCCCGCTCGCACATCCTCTCTGGTGCCATCGCGGGAGCCGTGGCTGCCGCTGCCACCACACCCCTTGACGTCTGCAAGACGTTGCTCAATACTCAGGAAAACGTGGCCTTGAGTTCGGTGAACATCAGTGGGCACCTCTCAGGAATGGCCAATGCTTTCAGGACAGTTTATCAGCTGGGCGGTATCCCCGGGTATTTCCGAGGGGTGCAGGCTCGTGTCATTTACCAGATGCCTTCAACTGCCATCGCGTGGTCAGTGTATGAATTCTTTAAGTACTTCCTCACGAAGCACAAGCTGGAAAAAAGAGCTCCTTATTGA